CCGTCGCCTCCCTTGCCGCGCCGCAGCCGGACATGGCCCTGAACGGCCTGGAGCGGGTGAGCGGCGTTGCGGATAGAGACGAAATTCTTGCCGTTTGCACGCGGAAGGAGTCCCTGCTCCAACTGCTCACAATCTGCGGTTCCTCCCCCTTCCTGGTTAACATCCTCAGCCGCGACCCCTCCTTCTTTCATCAAGTATTCGCGGCAAAAGGGATTGAGACCGGCCGGAGCGAGACCGGGATGCTGACCCAGCTCCGCTCCCTGGTGCCGAAGGAGACCGATTACACCATCCTCTTCCCGCTTCTGCGCCGGTTCAAGTTCATGGAGATCCTCCGGATTGCCGCCCGTGACCTGACCGGTGCCGCTACCCTGGAGGAGGTTACCGCAGAGCTGTCGGCCCTGGCTGCGGCAACGCTCCAGGTGGCCCACGACGTGGCCCGGCGCAAGCTTGTTGACGAACACGGCGCTCCCCTCATGGAGACACCCAACGGCCCCCGGGAGGCTGAATTCACCATCCTTGGGATGGGGAAATTCGGCGGACGGGAGCTGAATTTTTCTTCGGATATAGATCTTATCTACTTTTACTCGTCGGATCAGGGTGAAACGGCAGGAATACCCGACGGCCGAGGGGGGATGCAGGGGAAAATCCCGCTCCATGCCTTCTTCGTGAAGCTGGGGGAGATGATCAGCAAGGCGGTTTCCCAGGTGACGGCCGACGGTTTCGTTTTTCGGGTGGATATGGGTCTGCGGCCGGAGGGGAAGAGCGGGGACATGGCCTGTTCGTTTCACTCGGCGGTCACCTACTACGAATACTGGGGCCAGTCGTGGGAGCGGGCCGCCATGCTCAAGGCCCGTCCCGTGGCCGGCTCCATCGACTTGGGGAACAGGATTCTTGCTGCCATCGAGCCGTTTATCTACCGCAAGTACCTCGATTACAATCTGATCGAGGATATGATGTCCATGAAGAAAAAGATCGATGCATCCCTGGCCCGGCAGCAGGAGGGGGAGCTGAATATCAAGCTGGGGCGGGGGGGAATCCGCGAAATCGAATTCTTCATCCAGGCCCTGCAACTGGTTTATGCCGGCAAAAATCCTGCCCTGCGGGAGCGGAACTCCCTCAAGGCCCTGGAAACCCTTTGCGACGGGCGCATCATCGCCGAAGAGGACGCCGGGGCCCTGGCCGATGCCTACCGGTTTCTCCGCACCGTTGAGCACCGGATTCAGGTGGTCCAGGAGCGCCAGACCCACTCTCTTCCCAAAAAGGACGACGAGATGCTGGCCCTGGCCCGGCGCTGCGGTTATCTGCGCAAAGACGGACTGGAAAGATTCCGGGAAGTACTGGAGCATCACCGGGGGCGGATTTCCTCCATTTACGGCGGCCTGTTTCTGTCCCGGGATGAGAAGCTCAAGGAGGAGGTGCGGCCGGAGACTTATTTCTTCTTCGATCACAGCGCCGACCCCGACCTCATCAAGGATATGCTGGCCGAGCGGCGCTTCGAGAACGTGGATGCCGCCTACGCGAACCTGCTCCTCCTGCGCGACGGTCCCCCCCGCGCCCACCTGACCGAGCGGTCACGGCGGCTCCTGGAGCAGATCTCGCCCCTTCTCCTCCAGGAGATTTTCGCCTCCCCCGACCCGGACATGGCGCTCAATAATCTGGAGCGATTCCTCTGCGCCGTGGGCTCCCGCTCTTCCTTCTATGCGCTTCTGGCGGAGAACCGCGAGATTCTCAAGCTCCTGGTGACCCTCTTTGCCACCTCGGAGCTGCTGACGAAGATCTTCATAGGTCATCCGGAACTGCTGGACAGCCTTGTCTCCAGGACGGGCGCCTCATACCTCAAGCACCGAGAAGCTATGGAGGGTGAGCTGGAGGGAATGCTTGCCGCCGCGGAAGATTACGAGGAGCGCCTCGACATCCTGCGTCGCTACCGCAATGAAGAATTCCTCCGCATCGGACTGAATGACATCTACGGGAAGCTTGGCCAGTCGGAGCTGACCTATCAGTTGACCGGACTTGCCGAGGTCTGTCTCACCGCCGCCTGCCGCATGGCCAAGAAGGAGCTGGCCCGCTTCGGCAAACCCATGTACCTGGACAGCGACGGCGATCTCCGCCAGGCCCACTTTGCCGTGGTGGCCATGGGAAAGATGGGGGGCAACGAGCTGAACTACCACTCGGACCTGGACATCATCTATATCTACGATGAGCAGGGGGAAACCCACGGAGGGGATAAACAGATATCCAACCGGGAGTACTTCGCCAAGCTGGGGCAAAAGATTATTTCCATCCTCACCACCCCCACCAGGGAGGGGTACGTGTACAAGATTGACACCCGGCTCCGCCCTTCCGGGAACGCCGGCCCCCTGGTCACGTCCCTGGAATCGTTCCGGAACTACCACCGGGAGGAAGCCCAGATCTGGGAGCGCCAGGCCCTGACCAAGGCGCGGGTGGTGTTCGGCGACGAGCGGCTGCGGCGGCAGATTGAAGAGGTGATGAGGGAAACGGTCTACGGCTCCGGGGCCGAAGAACCGGTGCGCCAGGAGATCCACCGCCTGCGGACTCGCATGGAGGTTGAGCTGGCCAAGGAGACTGAGGGAAGCTACAACATCAAGACCGGCCGGGGGGGGATTGTGGACATCGAGTTCATGGTCCAGTACCTCCAGTTATGCCACGGCGTGAACCTCCCCGAGATACGGAGCACCAACACGCTTCTGGCCCTTAAGGCGATGCGGCATTGTGGCGTGCTTACCGGAGATGACTCCACGGCGCTCCAGGCGGGGTACAAGTTTCTCCGTCGCCTGGAGAACCGGCTCCGCCTCATTCATGACTATTCCATAAACGATCTGGGAGGGCCCCGGGAATATCTGGACAAGCTGGCGCGACGACTGGGCTATGATCCTAAATTGCGGCATCCCGGCGACTTTCTCATGCGGGAGTATGAGGAAATCACCGAAGCGGTACGGCGGATTTATGAGCGGATTATGGGGGGAAGTGAATCTGGCGAGGCGCAGCGCGGCTAGACTTCGGAATGCTCTGATTTTGCGGGGCTCACCCCGGCCATGAGCTCCACGCGGTTTCGGCCGCTTTGCTTCGCCCGGTAGAGGGCCTCGTCGGCCTGCCTGAAGAGCGAATCGATGCTCTCAATGCGTGGTGACGGGTACGTTGCTACACCGAGACTGATGGTTATGACCTGCCCCTGGAGGCTTCCGTCGAAGATGTGTTCCTGGACTTCAAGCCGCAGCCGCTCGGCGATAGGCAGGGCTTCATGGACGGGAGTTTCCGGCAGCAGCAGCACGAACTCTTCCCCTCCGTAGCGGGCCGCAAGGTCGTAGCTTCTGAGCCGCCGCCGGACGATGTCGGCAAGAATCGTTAGGACGCGGTCCCCTTCCTGGTGCCCGTAGGTATCATTGACTTTCTTGAAATAGTCTATGTCGAGGATGATGAGGGAAAGATGCGCCCCTTTGCGTGAAGCCCGCTGGAACTCCTTCTCCACCATCTCCATGAGGTGGCGGCGGTTATGGAGATGGGTGAGGGGGTCGGTGATGGAGAGGGTCCTCAGCATGTCGTTGGAGCGCTTCAGCTCATCCTGGAGCGATTTCACCTTGAGCTGGACACGGACCCTGGCCACCAGTTCGCCCGCATCGAAGGGCTTGGTAAGGTAATCGGAAGCCCCCTGCTCAAGACCCCTGATCTTTGTATCCCTGTCTTCGCGGCCAGTCAGGATGATGACCGGCACGTCCTGAAATTCTTCCCGCGCCCGCATCATGGCAAGAAAACGGAAACCGTCCATCCTCGGCATTTCCAGGTCGCAGAGAACCAGGTCCACCCGGTTGTTGAGAAGGACTTTGAATCCTTCGAGTCCGTCGCAGGCCTCCAGGTAGGAGTCAAATAGGGATGCCTCCTTCAAGATCTGGAGAATCTCCGCTCTCAAGGTTTCGGAATCGTCTATGACCAGGGCTGTCAATGTCATGTCAGTCGAATGATGTTGCGCATAGAGTGTATTTACAATATCGGCTCTTTTGCTCGGCGCTTTAACTCTTTTATGGTGGCTTCGTAATTATCGCTTCCGAAAACGGCGCTTCCGGCAACAAAGACGTCGGCTCCGGCGTGGGCGACCCGGTCGATGTTGTCGATCTTCACACCCCCATCCACTTCCAGTTCGGCATCGCATCCCCGCCGGTCGAGCATGGCCCGCAGGGCATGGATCTTCGGCAGGCAGGCTTCAATGAACGACTGGCCGCCGAATCCGGGGTTGACGGTCATGAGAAGGACGAGATCCAGTTCGTCGAGGACATACTCCAGGGCCGAGAGCGGAGTGGCCGGGTTGAGGGATACCCCCGCCTTTTTCCCCAAGGATTTGATGAGCTGGATGGTGCGGTGCAGATGGACCGACGCTTCGGCGTGGATGACGATTATGTCGGCGCCGGCCTTGGCGAAATCGGGGATGTAGCGGTCGGGGTTTTCAATCATGAGATGGACGTCGAGGGGGAGCGTAGTCACCTTCCGGACTGCATCCACAACCAGCGGCCCGATAGTGATGTTGGGGACAAAGTGTCCATCCATGACGTCAATATGTATATAGTCGGCTCCGGCGGCAGCCACAGCCCTGACCTCGTCGCCAAGCCGGGAAAAATCGGCGGAGAGGATGGACGGGGCAATCTTCTTCATTAAATCCTCCATTACAGGCATTTTCTCAGCCGGGCTGCGAAAAATCCGTCCATGCTGTGACGGTGGGGCCAACTCCGGAAAACTCCACGGCTGGTGAAAAGTCCCGCTGCATCGGGATACAAGGCATTTAAGTCTTCTAACACAAAACCCCCGTTTCTGGAAAGGAAATCATCGATTATGCCCTCGTTTTCGGCCTCCATGGTGGAGCAGGTGGAGTAGAGGATTACCCCGCCGGTCCGAAGTCGCGGGGCAAGGGCGTCGAGAATGTTCCGCTGGGTGGCGGCGAGCCTGGCCACATCCTCCGGAGTCTTCCACCACTTTCCTTCCGGGTTTCGCCGGATGACGCCAAGCCCTGAACAGGGGGCATCGAGCAGTATCCGGTCGAAGACGGATTCGTCGGGAATCACATCGGGTTTGGCGGCATCTGCGGCAATGGTGCGGATGATGCCGATGCCGAGCCGTGTTGCCGCCTCCGCCACCAGGCGGAGCTTCTTCGCCGAGATGTCGCAGGCCAGGACTTCCCCCTGGTTCTCCATGAGCTGGGCCAGGTAGGTGGCTTTGCCTCCGGGGGCGGCGCAGGCGTCGAGAATACTCTCGCCGGGCTTCGGATCGAGAAAAAGCGCCGCCAGTTGCGAAGATTCGTCTTGCACGGCGAATAGTCCCCCGGAAAAGCCGGGAAGAGCGGTGACGGCTGCCTTTGAGATGATGCGCACTCCGTGGGGCGCCCAGGAGGTGGGCTCCGCAGCGATTCCGGCGGCGGCAAACTCCGCCATGAGGGTCTCGCGGGTGGTTTTCAGGGTGTTGACTCTGATGGTCAGGGGGGCCTGCTCCGACATGGAGGCGGCAAGCTCTTCCGCTTCCGGGACGCCGAGCTGCTCGATCCACCGCTCCACGAGCCAGCGGGGATGGGAGTGGCGCGCTGCAATGTACGCGACGGGATCATTCTCCCGGTCGGGCCAGGAAAGAGATTGCCGCTCCCGGTCGGCCCGCCGGAGTATAGCGTTAACGAATCCCGCAGCCCTGGGAGCCGCAGCCTTGGCGAGATTTACCGATTCGTTCACTGCGGCCGAAACGGGGATTCGATCCAGGAAGAAGAGCTGGTAAAGACCGAGGCGGAGAATCACCAGAACGGCCCGTTCGAGCCTGGTGCTCCGGTTGGCGGCAAAGGCATCCACCAGGAAGTCGAGGGTCCCCTGGCGGCGGAGCACCCCGTAGACCAGCTCGGTGAGGAGGCCCCGGTCGGGCCCCGCAAGGGTTCCCCGGGAAAGCTCCCGGTCAAGAATGGGTTCGGCAAAGGCCCGGTCGCGTTCGACCCGCATGAGGATGTCGAGCGCCGTTTGGCGCGGATTGGCTCTGGTCACAAAAATTCCTTTTTACTGCTGCATGGTTGGTAAGTATAGTGGTTCTCGATGTAAAACTCAATAAATCGAACGGTTATTTGACTTGGCCTGGGGATAGGCTACCATCTTAAGGTGATTCAGGGGGCATCCGGGAGCTGATGTGATTGATGATTTTGCCGTTGTCATAGGGGTAGCTGCCCTTGTTGCGCTCTCGCTTCTTTCGGCAGGGCACTCCCTGGTGTTCAAGCGCGATCCCCGTTCCGCCCTGGGGTGGATCGTCATATGCCTCACGATTCCCCTCATGGGCCCCCTCTTCTACTGGAGCATGGGGGTCAACCGGATTTCCCGCCGGGCCCGCACCTGGCTGGAAAGCGGCCGACGCCTGTCGGACCCCGAACTCTTCAATTCCGAAATCGACCAAAGCACCGCCACGGCCCTTCCTCCCGGCGCCGAGTACCTGAGCGAACTCCGGCGGCTGTCCGATCGGGTCGTGAGCATCCCGCTGGTGACGGGAAACCGCATTGTCCCCCTGGAAAACGGCGAAGAGGCCTATCCCGCAATGATCGAGGCCATTGCCGGCGCCCGTCGGTCGGTTCATCTTTCCACCTATATCTTCGATTCCGACGATGCGGGGCGCCGATTCATGGGAGTACTGGCCGATGCCGTGGCGCGGGGAGTTGATGTGCGGGTTATCATCGATGGCCTCGGCGAGAAGTATTCCCTGCCGCGGGCACGGACCCTCATGGAGGGGACGGGGATTCAGGTCGCCCGTTTCCTGCCGTTGAGGCAGGGCGTCTACATGAATCTTCGCAATCACCGGAAGATGCTGATAATCGACGGCGAAAGGGCTTTTGCGGGGGGAATGAACATTGGCGACCGGCATCTCGTGGAGCGGCCGGTTCCGTCGGTGGTGAAAGATCTGCACTTTTCGGTGGAAGGGCCGGTGGTAGGCGAGCTTCAGCAGATTTTCCTCGAGGACTGGTACTTCGTGTCCGGGGAACTCCTTGACAGCAAGCACCACTTTCCCGTGGTCGCTCCTGCGGGACGCGCCATCGTCCGGGCCATTGGCGACGGTCCGGACAAGGAATTCCGCAAACTGTTCCTGATCCTCATGGGGGCTCTCTCCTGCGCAACCCGCAGCGTGCAGATCATGACCCCCTATTTCATCCCCGACCGTGCGCTGGTGGCAGCACTTGTCACTACGGCCCTGCGCGGCGTGGAAGTGACCCTGATTCTCCCCGGCAAGAATAATCTTCCCTTTGTGAACTGGGCTTCCCGTTCCTACCTCTGGGAGCTTCTCCAGCAGGGGATACGGGTTTTTTACCAGCCTCCTCCCTTCGTCCACACCAAGCTCTTCATCGTGGATGGCCTCTGGAGCCTCATCGGTTCCGCCAACCTTGATCCCCGCAGTCTGCGCCTCAACTTCGAGCTGAATCTGGAGGTCTACGACCGGGAATTTTCGGGCACCCTTGCGAAGCATGTGGCAGGGGTGCTGGGCCGGTCCCGTGAAGTAACCCTTGCGGAAATGGATAGCCGGCCCCTGCCGGAAAAGCTGAGGGACGGGGTGGCCAAGCTCTTCTCGCCCTACCTGTAGAGACTCGGCAGTCCCATGAAAAGGCCGCCTGCGCGGGCCGTGATCACTTGCTGTATTTCTCGATGGCAACCAGCGCCCGGTCGAGGGCGTCGCGGCAGTGGGCCTCGATGGTCCAGGCTGCGCCCGGGGCATAGCGGTCCATTAGTGAAAAGAAGAGTTCAAAGTCGATGTCTGCCTCGCCCAGCGGCAGGTGGTCGTCCCGCTTGCCGAAATTGTCGTGGATGTGGGTTTCGGCAATGAACTGCCCCAACTCGGCGAACCACTCCTCCATCCCCACCGTTTTGAACAGGTTCCAGTGCCCCACGTCGAAGCAGTGCCGCAGGCGGGGATGGTTGATTTCTTCAAGGAGCGCCTTCAGCGTCGAAGGCTCCTCCTCGAAGATGTTTTCCACCGCTATGGTGGTGCCGAGCGACTCCGTCCGCTCCAGCACCCGGCGCCAGGCGACGATGCTGTGGGCAAGCCACGTATCCTGATTTTCGCCGTAGCGCCACCGGTCGTATCCGGGATGGAACACGATGACGTCCGGTCGGAGGATCTCCGCTGCATTCAGCACCTGTTCGAAACGATGCATGGTCGCTTCCCGGATGAGTCGCTCCGCCGACCCCGGGTTCAGGTCGATGAACGGTGCATGGAAGGTGCAGCGAAGTTCCGCCTGCCGCAGATGTGC
The nucleotide sequence above comes from Geobacter benzoatilyticus. Encoded proteins:
- the glnE gene encoding bifunctional [glutamate--ammonia ligase]-adenylyl-L-tyrosine phosphorylase/[glutamate--ammonia-ligase] adenylyltransferase, with the protein product MTHADSFACRLEDAIGTSPDIDNDQALVELLEEQGFVYAARSATNLRLLQHVFPDSLVIDVAVASLAAPQPDMALNGLERVSGVADRDEILAVCTRKESLLQLLTICGSSPFLVNILSRDPSFFHQVFAAKGIETGRSETGMLTQLRSLVPKETDYTILFPLLRRFKFMEILRIAARDLTGAATLEEVTAELSALAAATLQVAHDVARRKLVDEHGAPLMETPNGPREAEFTILGMGKFGGRELNFSSDIDLIYFYSSDQGETAGIPDGRGGMQGKIPLHAFFVKLGEMISKAVSQVTADGFVFRVDMGLRPEGKSGDMACSFHSAVTYYEYWGQSWERAAMLKARPVAGSIDLGNRILAAIEPFIYRKYLDYNLIEDMMSMKKKIDASLARQQEGELNIKLGRGGIREIEFFIQALQLVYAGKNPALRERNSLKALETLCDGRIIAEEDAGALADAYRFLRTVEHRIQVVQERQTHSLPKKDDEMLALARRCGYLRKDGLERFREVLEHHRGRISSIYGGLFLSRDEKLKEEVRPETYFFFDHSADPDLIKDMLAERRFENVDAAYANLLLLRDGPPRAHLTERSRRLLEQISPLLLQEIFASPDPDMALNNLERFLCAVGSRSSFYALLAENREILKLLVTLFATSELLTKIFIGHPELLDSLVSRTGASYLKHREAMEGELEGMLAAAEDYEERLDILRRYRNEEFLRIGLNDIYGKLGQSELTYQLTGLAEVCLTAACRMAKKELARFGKPMYLDSDGDLRQAHFAVVAMGKMGGNELNYHSDLDIIYIYDEQGETHGGDKQISNREYFAKLGQKIISILTTPTREGYVYKIDTRLRPSGNAGPLVTSLESFRNYHREEAQIWERQALTKARVVFGDERLRRQIEEVMRETVYGSGAEEPVRQEIHRLRTRMEVELAKETEGSYNIKTGRGGIVDIEFMVQYLQLCHGVNLPEIRSTNTLLALKAMRHCGVLTGDDSTALQAGYKFLRRLENRLRLIHDYSINDLGGPREYLDKLARRLGYDPKLRHPGDFLMREYEEITEAVRRIYERIMGGSESGEAQRG
- a CDS encoding diguanylate cyclase is translated as MTLTALVIDDSETLRAEILQILKEASLFDSYLEACDGLEGFKVLLNNRVDLVLCDLEMPRMDGFRFLAMMRAREEFQDVPVIILTGREDRDTKIRGLEQGASDYLTKPFDAGELVARVRVQLKVKSLQDELKRSNDMLRTLSITDPLTHLHNRRHLMEMVEKEFQRASRKGAHLSLIILDIDYFKKVNDTYGHQEGDRVLTILADIVRRRLRSYDLAARYGGEEFVLLLPETPVHEALPIAERLRLEVQEHIFDGSLQGQVITISLGVATYPSPRIESIDSLFRQADEALYRAKQSGRNRVELMAGVSPAKSEHSEV
- the rpe gene encoding ribulose-phosphate 3-epimerase, which codes for MKKIAPSILSADFSRLGDEVRAVAAAGADYIHIDVMDGHFVPNITIGPLVVDAVRKVTTLPLDVHLMIENPDRYIPDFAKAGADIIVIHAEASVHLHRTIQLIKSLGKKAGVSLNPATPLSALEYVLDELDLVLLMTVNPGFGGQSFIEACLPKIHALRAMLDRRGCDAELEVDGGVKIDNIDRVAHAGADVFVAGSAVFGSDNYEATIKELKRRAKEPIL
- the rsmB gene encoding 16S rRNA (cytosine(967)-C(5))-methyltransferase RsmB; the encoded protein is MTRANPRQTALDILMRVERDRAFAEPILDRELSRGTLAGPDRGLLTELVYGVLRRQGTLDFLVDAFAANRSTRLERAVLVILRLGLYQLFFLDRIPVSAAVNESVNLAKAAAPRAAGFVNAILRRADRERQSLSWPDRENDPVAYIAARHSHPRWLVERWIEQLGVPEAEELAASMSEQAPLTIRVNTLKTTRETLMAEFAAAGIAAEPTSWAPHGVRIISKAAVTALPGFSGGLFAVQDESSQLAALFLDPKPGESILDACAAPGGKATYLAQLMENQGEVLACDISAKKLRLVAEAATRLGIGIIRTIAADAAKPDVIPDESVFDRILLDAPCSGLGVIRRNPEGKWWKTPEDVARLAATQRNILDALAPRLRTGGVILYSTCSTMEAENEGIIDDFLSRNGGFVLEDLNALYPDAAGLFTSRGVFRSWPHRHSMDGFFAARLRKCL
- the cls gene encoding cardiolipin synthase translates to MDDFAVVIGVAALVALSLLSAGHSLVFKRDPRSALGWIVICLTIPLMGPLFYWSMGVNRISRRARTWLESGRRLSDPELFNSEIDQSTATALPPGAEYLSELRRLSDRVVSIPLVTGNRIVPLENGEEAYPAMIEAIAGARRSVHLSTYIFDSDDAGRRFMGVLADAVARGVDVRVIIDGLGEKYSLPRARTLMEGTGIQVARFLPLRQGVYMNLRNHRKMLIIDGERAFAGGMNIGDRHLVERPVPSVVKDLHFSVEGPVVGELQQIFLEDWYFVSGELLDSKHHFPVVAPAGRAIVRAIGDGPDKEFRKLFLILMGALSCATRSVQIMTPYFIPDRALVAALVTTALRGVEVTLILPGKNNLPFVNWASRSYLWELLQQGIRVFYQPPPFVHTKLFIVDGLWSLIGSANLDPRSLRLNFELNLEVYDREFSGTLAKHVAGVLGRSREVTLAEMDSRPLPEKLRDGVAKLFSPYL
- a CDS encoding sugar phosphate isomerase/epimerase family protein, which encodes MSNHVYAHVPYPMLATNLPVIASRRINPEIFFSGETLDALIPEELDAIAAHLRQAELRCTFHAPFIDLNPGSAERLIREATMHRFEQVLNAAEILRPDVIVFHPGYDRWRYGENQDTWLAHSIVAWRRVLERTESLGTTIAVENIFEEEPSTLKALLEEINHPRLRHCFDVGHWNLFKTVGMEEWFAELGQFIAETHIHDNFGKRDDHLPLGEADIDFELFFSLMDRYAPGAAWTIEAHCRDALDRALVAIEKYSK